A stretch of the Malus domestica chromosome 08, GDT2T_hap1 genome encodes the following:
- the LOC103421244 gene encoding FCS-Like Zinc finger 11-like, with amino-acid sequence MLRKRSRSVQKDQHQMGRLPISDAAAVSDVLGHNPKSNSFFSVPGLFVGLSTKGLSDYDAVRSPTSPLDFRVFSNLGYPFRSPRSNQDGGQQRSWGSSKVGLSIIDSIDDVKFFGKVPQSSESKNILFGPGMRINKIPEPQSNAKCFDYSPKSLPKNYAISPHSKIKSPLQKGSSDVLFEIGEAPSEPESFGKIRSCSLDSGRAFSTLSGLSNLNPNSTSGGFCPENLTTRQFIGGSPNLATQMKTGSIESSNGFVGSLSASEIELSEDYTCVISHGANPKKTHIFGDCILECHSEDVNNFGKNVEKEIGFAHLGSSLENFGHYPSDNFLSFCYYCNKKLEEGKDIYIYRGEKAFCSLSCRSEEILIDEELEKCNDQSSGKPLESDEELFETGLLADK; translated from the exons ATGCTGAGGAAGAGAAGCAGGTCAGTTCAGAAGGATCAGCACCAAATGGGTCGTCTGCCAATTTCTGATGCTGCTGCTGTGTCTGATGTTTTAGGGCACAACCCTAAAAGCAACTCTTTTTTCAGTGTTCCTGGTCTGTTTGTGGGGTTGAGTACCAAGGGTTTATCAGATTATGATGCAGTTAGGAGCCCAACTTCTCCTCTAGATTTTAGGGTCTTTTCCAATCTAGGTTACCCCTTTAGGTCCCCAAGGTCCAACCAGGATGGGGGGCAGCAGAGGAGCTGGGGTAGCAGTAAAGTAGGATTAAGCATCATAGATtctattgatgatgtgaaattTTTCGGGAAAGTTCCTCAGTCATCTGAGAGTAAGAACATTCTTTTTGGACCCGGAATGAGGATTAATAAAATCCCAGAGCCTCAGTCCAATGCCAAGTGTTTTGATTATTCACCGAAATCTCTGCCCAAGAACTATGCAATCTCCCCTCATTCCAAAATCAAATCTCCTTTACAGAAGGGTAGTTCTGATGTTCTTTTTGAAATCGGAGAAGCCCCATCAGAACCTGAGTCATTCGGGAAAATCCGGTCCTGTTCATTAGATTCTGGTAGAGCATTTTCGACCCTATCAGGATTGAGCAACCTTAACCCCAACTCCACTTCTGGAGGTTTTTGCCCGGAAAATTTAACCACCCGTCAATTTATTGGAGGAAGCCCCAATTTAGCCACCCAAATGAAAACTGGATCCATCGAGTCTAGCAATGGGTTTGTCGGGTCTCTTTCGGCAAGTGAGATTGAGCTTTCTGAGGATTATACTTGTGTAATCTCTCATGGTGCCAATCCCAAAAAAACTCATATCTTTGGTGACTGCATTTTGGAATGTCACTCTGAGGATGTGAACAATTTTGGTAAGAATGTGGAAAAGGAAATTGGATTTGCCCACCTGGGTTCGAGCTTGGAGAATTTTGGTCACTACCCTTCAGACAATTTCCTGAGCTTCTGTTACTATTGTAACAAGAAATTGGAAGAGGGCaaagatatatacatatacag GGGTGAGAAAGCATTTTGCAGTTTGAGTTGCCGGTCGGAGGAAATTTTGATTGATGAGGAGTTGGAAAAATGCAATGACCAGTCTTCTGGGAAACCTCTCGAGTCGGATGAGGAACTTTTTGAAACTGGCTTGCTTGCCGATAAATAA
- the LOC139198033 gene encoding pentatricopeptide repeat-containing protein At3g22690-like, producing the protein MENKLRNGAFRDVLVTYCYMVSEGVPLDASTFHFLIHACSRLLAFRHGTEIHGRILKNGLGDNRSLVKNLMGLYSKCGKLDEVRQLFEVFPERDVVSWNTMISCNVRMGMCYEALSLFQEMQADGVKPDGITMLSLVLACAKLRDLETGEELHRYIEENGLEIGGNLMNCMVDMYVKCGRMDKALELVGRGSSEIDVVLGTIMVGGYVKSNEICAARLLFDQMAEKNLISWMTMISGYVQGGYYKESLELFRQMRETDLIPDDVLMVTVLSACVHVGDSGLGRSIHGLVVKYGMNVEGFLGNALIDLYAKCERLSEACLVFEQLPCKSVVSWNSMLDAFCRSGDVRKARLFFNEIPEKDVVSWNTMINCYSMSHRFGEVFGLFRKMQSSNVQPDNVTLVSVLSSCASVAALNHGIWVHVYIKKKHIEVDNMLGTALIDMYGKCGSIEKAYEIFSEMTERNVFVWTAMIAAHAMEGQATKSIDLYTKMEALSIKPDHVTFVALLSACSHGGLVNEGYRYFNKMSNVYNIVPKIQHYGCMVDLLGRVGCLDEAVKLIENMPIKPDISIWSSLLRACGSHRNVTLAEKAFQQLIEIDPQSDSAYALLSNIYEKAGRLDDVSWARKKLHELGVRKQPGCSLIEQDGNVHAFTAWDFSDPQSAEIYAMLDEIKCLLQKQKPEETSAYHSERLAVAFGLISNPPRTPIRVVNNLQICRDCHSAMKLISQAYNREIVIRDNYRFHRFVDGNCTCKDCW; encoded by the coding sequence ATGGAAAACAAGCTCCGAAATGGAGCTTTTAGAGATGTACTTGTAACTTACTGTTATATGGTCAGTGAAGGAGTGCCTTTGGATGCATCCACTTTCCACTTCTTGATTCATGCTTGTTCGAGGCTTTTGGCCTTTCGACACGGGACAGAGATCCATGGACGGATTTTGAAAAATGGGTTGGGGGACAATAGGTCCCTGGTTAAGAATTTGATGGGATTGTACTCGAAATGTGGGAAGTTGGATGAAGTGCGGCAGCTGTTTGAGGTATTTCCTGAGAGAGATGTGGTTAGTTGGAATACGATGATATCGTGCAATGTGCGCATGGGAATGTGTTATGAGGCTTTGAGTTTGTTTCAGGAAATGCAGGCTGATGGGGTCAAACCCGATGGGATTACGATGCTTAGCTTAGTTTTGGCGTGCGCAAAGCTGAGGGATTTGGAAACGGGGGAGGAGTTGCACCGGTATATTGAGGAGAATGGATTGGAAATTGGGGGGAATTTGATGAATTGTATGGTGGATATGTATGTCAAGTGTGGCAGAATGGATAAGGCACTTGAGCTTGTTGGTAGAGGAAGCTCTGAGATTGATGTTGTTTTGGGGACTATTATGGTTGGTGGGTATGTGAAATCTAATGAAATATGTGCTGCTAGGCTCCTGTTCGATCAGATGGCAGAAAAGAACTTGATTTCGTGGATGACGATGATTTCGGGTTATGTTCAAGGAGGTTACTATAAGGAAAGTCTGGAGTTGTTTAGGCAAATGAGGGAAACAGATTTGATCCCGGATGATGTTCTTATGGTCACAGTACTTTCGGCATGTGTTCACGTGGGAGATTCCGGGTTAGGCAGATCCATTCACGGTCTGGTTGTCAAATATGGAATGAATGTTGAAGGATTTCTTGGGAATGCTCTGATAGATTTGTATGCCAAATGTGAAAGGCTGTCAGAGGCTTGCTTAGTTTTTGAGCAGTTGCCTTGCAAGAGTGTCGTTTCGTGGAATTCGATGTTGGATGCGTTTTGCAGAAGTGGAGATGTTAGGAAGGCTAGACTCTTCTTCAATGAGATCCCTGAGAAGGATGTGGTCTCGTGGAACACCATGATCAACTGCTATTCTATGTCTCATCGATTCGGGGAAGTGTTTGGGTTGTTCCGTAAGATGCAGAGTTCAAATGTACAACCCGACAATGTCACGTTAGTCAGTGTACTATCTTCATGTGCCAGTGTTGCAGCCCTGAATCATGGCATTTGGGTTCATGTCTACATAAAAAAGAAACACATTGAAGTAGATAACATGTTGGGAACTGCTCTGATCGACATGTATGGAAAGTGCGGAAGCATCGAAAAAGCCTACGAGATATTCTCAGAGATGACTGAAAGAAATGTGTTTGTGTGGACTGCTATGATAGCAGCACATGCCATGGAAGGGCAAGCCACGAAATCTATTGATCTCTACACAAAAATGGAAGCCCTATCAATAAAGCCGGATCACGTCACTTTCGTAGCTCTTCTATCTGCTTGTAGCCATGGAGGCTTAGTCAATGAAGGATACAGATACTTCAACAAGATGAGTAATGTCTACAACATTGTTCCTAAGATCCAGCACTATGGTTGTATGGTTGATCTCCTAGGTCGCGTCGGGTGCTTAGACGAGGCAGTAAAATTGATCGAAAACATGCCCATTAAACCAGATATCTCTATATGGAGTTCCTTGTTGAGAGCATGTGGAAGCCATCGCAACGTAACACTTGCAGAAAAAGCATTTCAGCAGCTCATAGAAATAGACCCTCAAAGTGATTCTGCTTATGCTCTTCTTTCCAACATTTATGAAAAAGCTGGAAGATTGGATGACGTGAGCTGGGCAAGAAAGAAGCTACATGAACTAGGAGTGAGAAAGCAGCCAGGATGCAGTCTGATAGAACAGGATGGAAATGTTCATGCATTTACAGCTTGGGATTTTTCAGACCCTCAATCTGCTGAGATTTATGCAATGCTGGATGAGATAAAGTGCTTACTACAAAAGCAGAAGCCGGAAGAAACTTCAGCTTACCACAGTGAAAGACTGGCAGTTGCTTTTGGTCTTATAAGCAACCCTCCCAGAACTCCGATTCGAGTAGTGAATAATCTGCAGATATGTAGAGATTGCCATTCAGCTATGAAACTGATATCACAGGCATACAACAGAGAGATTGTAATCAGAGATAACTACAGATTCCATCGGTTCGTTGACGGAAACTGCACTTGTAAAGATTGTTGGTGA
- the LOC103421242 gene encoding probable E3 ubiquitin-protein ligase RZFP34 isoform X1, translating into MQDIMVRQNIMGDAHCNLSNGEYKLKLESKVTGEATELLEKGYMQYGCPHYRRRCSIRAPCCNEIFDCRHCHNEAKNDISVDQKHRHDMPRHQVKQVICSLCDTEQDVQQVCVNCGVCMGKYFCETCKLFDDDADKPFWFCLQVSKKQYHCNGCGICRIGGRENFFHCYKCGCCYSVLLKNSHPCVEGAMHHDCPVCFEFLFETRNDVTVMPCGHTIHKNCLKEMRDHYQYACPLCSKSVCDMSKVWEKYDIEIAAQPMPEPYQNRLVSILCNDCGKSSQVQYHVVARKCLNCKSYNTRQTRG; encoded by the exons ATGCAAGATATAATGGTTAGGCAGAACATAATGGGGGATGCCCACTGTAATCTATCAAATGGCGAGTATAAGCTCAAACTTGAATCGAAGGTTACTGGGGAGGCCACTGAATTGCTAGAGAAAGGATACATGCAGTATGg ATGTCCACACTATCGGCGAAGGTGCAGTATTAGAGCTCCTTGCTGCAATGAGATTTTTGATTGTCGCCATTGTCATAATGAAGCTAAG AATGATATTAGTGTTGATCAGAAGCATAGACATGACATGCCGCGTCATCAAGTGAAACAG GTGATATGTTCACTTTGCGACACTGAGCAAGAT GTTCAACAAGTTTGTGTCAACTGTGGTGTATGTATGGGGAAATACTTCTGTGAGACTTGCAAGCTATTTGATGATGAT GCGGATAAacctttttggttttgtttgcaGGTATCTAAGAAACAGTACCATTGCAATGGCTGTGGGATTTGCAG AATTGGGGGGCGCGAGAATTTCTTTCACTGCTACAAGTGTG GTTGCTGCTACTCAGTGCTGTTGAAGAACAGCCACCCCTGTGTGGAGGGAGCAATGCATCACGACTGCCCTGTTTGCTTTGAG TTCTTATTCGAAACAAGAAATGATGTTACCGTCATGCCATGTGGGCACACAATTCACAAGAATTGCTTAAAAGAGATGAGGGATCATTATCA ATATGCTTGCCCTCTTTGCTCCAAGTCAGTTTGCGATATGTCTAAGGTATGGGAGAAATATGACATAGAGATTGCAGCTCAACCGATGCCTGAACCCTATCAAAACAGattg GTTTCGATCCTCTGCAACGACTGCGGGAAAAGCTCACAGGTGCAGTACCATGTTGTGGCCCGGAAATGTCTGAACTGTAAATCTTACAACACTCGCCAAACGAGAGGCTGA
- the LOC103421242 gene encoding probable E3 ubiquitin-protein ligase RZFP34 isoform X2, with translation MQDIMVRQNIMGDAHCNLSNGEYKLKLESKVTGEATELLEKGYMQYGCPHYRRRCSIRAPCCNEIFDCRHCHNEAKNDISVDQKHRHDMPRHQVKQVICSLCDTEQDVQQVCVNCGVCMGKYFCETCKLFDDDVSKKQYHCNGCGICRIGGRENFFHCYKCGCCYSVLLKNSHPCVEGAMHHDCPVCFEFLFETRNDVTVMPCGHTIHKNCLKEMRDHYQYACPLCSKSVCDMSKVWEKYDIEIAAQPMPEPYQNRLVSILCNDCGKSSQVQYHVVARKCLNCKSYNTRQTRG, from the exons ATGCAAGATATAATGGTTAGGCAGAACATAATGGGGGATGCCCACTGTAATCTATCAAATGGCGAGTATAAGCTCAAACTTGAATCGAAGGTTACTGGGGAGGCCACTGAATTGCTAGAGAAAGGATACATGCAGTATGg ATGTCCACACTATCGGCGAAGGTGCAGTATTAGAGCTCCTTGCTGCAATGAGATTTTTGATTGTCGCCATTGTCATAATGAAGCTAAG AATGATATTAGTGTTGATCAGAAGCATAGACATGACATGCCGCGTCATCAAGTGAAACAG GTGATATGTTCACTTTGCGACACTGAGCAAGAT GTTCAACAAGTTTGTGTCAACTGTGGTGTATGTATGGGGAAATACTTCTGTGAGACTTGCAAGCTATTTGATGATGAT GTATCTAAGAAACAGTACCATTGCAATGGCTGTGGGATTTGCAG AATTGGGGGGCGCGAGAATTTCTTTCACTGCTACAAGTGTG GTTGCTGCTACTCAGTGCTGTTGAAGAACAGCCACCCCTGTGTGGAGGGAGCAATGCATCACGACTGCCCTGTTTGCTTTGAG TTCTTATTCGAAACAAGAAATGATGTTACCGTCATGCCATGTGGGCACACAATTCACAAGAATTGCTTAAAAGAGATGAGGGATCATTATCA ATATGCTTGCCCTCTTTGCTCCAAGTCAGTTTGCGATATGTCTAAGGTATGGGAGAAATATGACATAGAGATTGCAGCTCAACCGATGCCTGAACCCTATCAAAACAGattg GTTTCGATCCTCTGCAACGACTGCGGGAAAAGCTCACAGGTGCAGTACCATGTTGTGGCCCGGAAATGTCTGAACTGTAAATCTTACAACACTCGCCAAACGAGAGGCTGA